One genomic segment of Ignavibacteriales bacterium includes these proteins:
- a CDS encoding alpha-amylase family glycosyl hydrolase codes for MKLQRTFACILLIVLLGLSRQGYAQEITDLIQPVKINYGRTDTILVSDLFYAKTYDLQFSANEDIQAIYQKEQNTVVFKPINNFLGATLIEFTLRAVKYQIPIIVLGVRSSQQLHTFSYTPMKKVGYVRVTGSFNNWNKERDQLIDMKGIGTYELILPLDPGNYIYKLIVDGKEIVDPANSEKTPTGFDDFNSVLRISETDTAQPFLHIGSYNNSEDRVSISFIYESTGDLSSFSEKEIFALLDNQEIDRKKITLEANTIAVQLTKKELKGDKTLRVFVSRKGKTSNIQQVVLYNGTPAGRSISPWSWYDGSIYSIMIDRFADGDKTNDKPVVHDSIFYPANYHGGDFKGILNKIKEGYFDSLGVNTLWISPVNDNPNEAYREYPAPHRWYSGYHGYWPISDTKVEEKFGSMKELKELISLAHQHHLKVLLDFVAHHVHIEHPFYQKHPEWFGSLDLPDGRKNLRLWDEQRLTTWFEPYMPSFDFTKSTEALNVVSDNAIWWLKETGADGFRHDAVKHVPNSFWRTLTRKLKEQIEMPMHKKVYQIGETFGEYGLIGSYVNNGQLSAQFNFNLSYFAIPVFLEKDRSFSAIDFHIKKSFDTFGYNNVMGNIMDSHDKVRYMAYADGKVRNQGVDTREMAWNNPPTVDHPSSYKKAELYYAYMFTIPGLPVIYYGSEFGMTGADDPDNRRMMRFGDQLSIFEKRMLNETKKIVKMRNQHSALRYGDFLTLRADTTVYAYMRSDCNERMLVVLNKNERTQTVDLLIPELYRSRDLVDIISGEKANLKNNRASVLVPAIGWRVFKVQN; via the coding sequence ATGAAATTACAACGAACATTTGCTTGTATTCTCCTGATTGTTTTGCTCGGTTTATCTAGACAGGGGTACGCCCAGGAAATTACAGATCTCATTCAGCCCGTAAAAATAAACTATGGGCGGACGGATACCATTCTCGTGAGTGATCTCTTCTACGCAAAAACGTACGATTTGCAATTCAGTGCAAATGAAGATATTCAGGCGATCTATCAGAAAGAACAAAACACAGTTGTTTTCAAGCCGATAAATAATTTTCTCGGGGCGACTCTTATCGAGTTCACTCTTCGCGCAGTAAAGTATCAGATTCCTATCATCGTCCTGGGAGTACGTTCATCTCAGCAGCTGCATACGTTCTCTTATACACCGATGAAGAAGGTGGGGTATGTACGTGTGACGGGGAGTTTTAATAATTGGAATAAAGAAAGGGATCAGCTGATAGATATGAAGGGAATAGGTACGTATGAATTAATATTGCCGTTGGATCCTGGTAACTACATCTATAAGCTTATCGTCGATGGGAAGGAAATTGTCGATCCGGCGAATTCCGAAAAAACACCGACAGGGTTTGATGATTTCAATTCAGTCTTGCGAATTAGTGAGACAGATACAGCTCAACCATTCCTCCACATCGGATCATATAATAATTCGGAAGATCGAGTATCGATATCCTTTATCTATGAAAGCACAGGTGATCTGTCATCGTTCAGTGAAAAAGAAATTTTTGCTCTTTTGGATAATCAAGAAATAGATAGGAAGAAGATTACACTTGAAGCAAACACGATAGCCGTTCAATTGACAAAAAAAGAACTCAAAGGAGACAAAACGCTTCGAGTCTTTGTCTCCCGTAAAGGCAAAACGAGCAATATACAGCAGGTGGTTCTTTACAATGGAACTCCTGCCGGACGTTCGATCTCTCCATGGTCCTGGTATGATGGTTCAATCTATTCTATTATGATTGACCGCTTTGCTGATGGCGACAAAACAAACGATAAACCTGTTGTTCATGATTCTATCTTTTATCCGGCAAATTATCACGGCGGCGATTTCAAGGGAATCTTGAATAAAATTAAGGAAGGGTATTTTGATTCGCTTGGAGTGAATACTCTTTGGATCTCTCCGGTGAATGATAATCCGAATGAAGCCTATCGTGAATACCCGGCTCCCCATCGATGGTACAGCGGCTATCATGGGTATTGGCCGATCAGCGATACAAAAGTGGAAGAGAAGTTCGGCTCGATGAAAGAGTTGAAGGAACTTATTTCACTCGCTCACCAGCACCACTTAAAGGTGCTGCTGGATTTTGTTGCTCATCATGTTCATATCGAGCATCCGTTTTATCAAAAACATCCTGAATGGTTTGGATCATTGGACTTACCCGATGGGAGGAAGAATTTACGTCTCTGGGATGAACAGCGCCTCACCACCTGGTTCGAACCATATATGCCTTCGTTTGATTTTACAAAGTCAACGGAAGCGCTGAACGTTGTCTCTGATAATGCAATCTGGTGGCTCAAAGAGACAGGGGCGGATGGGTTCCGTCACGATGCAGTGAAGCATGTTCCCAATAGTTTCTGGCGAACGCTGACACGGAAACTCAAGGAACAAATCGAGATGCCGATGCACAAGAAAGTATATCAGATTGGCGAGACATTTGGTGAGTATGGTCTCATTGGATCGTATGTAAACAATGGTCAGCTCAGCGCGCAGTTCAATTTTAATCTTTCGTATTTTGCCATTCCGGTATTTCTCGAAAAGGACCGCTCTTTTTCAGCAATCGATTTTCATATAAAGAAATCGTTCGATACCTTCGGTTATAATAATGTTATGGGCAACATTATGGACAGCCATGACAAAGTGCGTTACATGGCGTACGCTGATGGGAAGGTACGAAATCAAGGAGTGGATACGCGTGAGATGGCATGGAATAATCCGCCGACTGTTGATCATCCTTCGAGCTATAAGAAAGCAGAATTGTACTATGCCTACATGTTCACAATACCAGGATTGCCCGTGATCTATTATGGTTCCGAATTTGGAATGACAGGTGCCGACGATCCGGACAACCGCCGGATGATGCGTTTCGGGGATCAACTTTCCATCTTTGAGAAACGAATGTTGAACGAAACAAAGAAAATCGTGAAAATGCGCAACCAGCATTCGGCGCTGCGGTACGGCGATTTCCTCACGCTTCGAGCTGATACGACGGTCTATGCATATATGCGTTCAGATTGTAATGAACGAATGCTCGTTGTCTTGAATAAAAACGAGCGTACACAAACGGTTGACCTCCTCATTCCGGAACTGTATCGTTCACGTGACCTTGTTGATATTATCAGTGGTGAAAAAGCGAATCTTAAGAATAACCGGGCGAGTGTCTTGGTTCCTGCGATTGGATGGCGAGTGTTCAAAGTTCAAAATTAA
- a CDS encoding MFS transporter, whose amino-acid sequence MKKPRLHFWQIWNMSFGFLGIQFGFALQNANVSRIFETLGAKIDDIPILWIAAPVTGLIIQPIIGHMSDKTWGRLGRRRPYFLSGAILASLALLAMPNSPVLWVAAGMLWIMDASINVSMEPFRAFVGDMLPSEQRTIGFSMQSFFIGTGAIVASALPYVMTNWFGIANTAPAGEIPASVKYSFYFGGAVFLCAVLWTVISTKEYSPEELAKFTESDSDARSRTGTDTGSSISANRFLRDGLVWFIIGLIGSAILYFYFQQTDYGLYVLFVGSIIFGILQLVVGFLTQQGKTQGGTVTVFNDFYQMPKTMKQLALVQFFSWFALFAMWIYTTPAVTHHIYGATDPTSELYNRGADWVGVLMAVYNGFAAVMAFVLVWIAKKTNRKTVHMISLFCGGLALFSFYVIKNPTLLLISELGIGLAWASILAMPYAILAGSLPAKKMGVYMGIFNFFIVIPQITAAAILGWYVKHLFGGDAIYALLLGGASMVIAGLLVLRVDDVDEKTES is encoded by the coding sequence ATGAAAAAACCCCGACTGCATTTCTGGCAAATCTGGAATATGAGTTTTGGATTCCTTGGCATCCAATTTGGTTTCGCACTGCAAAATGCCAATGTCAGCAGAATTTTTGAGACCCTCGGTGCGAAGATCGATGATATTCCTATCCTGTGGATTGCAGCACCTGTCACGGGATTGATCATTCAGCCGATTATCGGCCATATGAGTGATAAAACATGGGGAAGGTTAGGACGAAGACGGCCGTATTTCTTATCAGGAGCAATCCTTGCTTCTCTTGCGTTGCTGGCGATGCCGAATTCACCAGTGCTCTGGGTTGCGGCTGGTATGCTGTGGATTATGGATGCATCGATCAATGTTTCGATGGAACCATTCCGCGCATTTGTCGGTGATATGCTTCCCTCCGAGCAGCGGACGATCGGTTTTTCGATGCAAAGCTTTTTTATAGGAACCGGCGCCATCGTGGCATCCGCACTTCCTTATGTCATGACGAACTGGTTCGGTATTGCAAATACTGCGCCTGCAGGAGAAATTCCGGCTTCGGTGAAGTATTCATTTTATTTTGGCGGAGCGGTTTTCCTGTGCGCTGTCTTATGGACAGTCATCAGCACTAAAGAATATTCGCCGGAAGAATTGGCAAAATTCACGGAGTCCGATAGTGATGCCCGGTCAAGAACCGGAACCGATACCGGTTCATCTATTTCCGCAAACAGATTCTTACGTGATGGGTTGGTATGGTTCATCATCGGTCTCATCGGTTCTGCAATTCTCTATTTCTATTTTCAACAGACTGATTATGGTCTCTATGTTCTTTTTGTCGGCTCTATAATCTTCGGTATTCTACAGTTGGTTGTTGGTTTCCTTACCCAACAGGGAAAGACGCAAGGGGGGACGGTAACGGTGTTTAACGATTTTTATCAGATGCCGAAGACCATGAAGCAATTGGCACTTGTGCAGTTTTTTTCTTGGTTTGCTCTCTTCGCTATGTGGATCTATACCACACCTGCTGTTACTCATCATATTTATGGTGCCACCGATCCGACATCTGAACTCTATAATAGAGGAGCAGATTGGGTTGGCGTATTGATGGCGGTCTACAATGGTTTTGCTGCCGTGATGGCATTTGTTCTTGTTTGGATTGCTAAAAAAACAAATCGGAAAACCGTTCATATGATCAGTCTCTTCTGTGGAGGATTGGCGCTCTTTTCGTTTTATGTCATAAAGAATCCAACACTTCTCCTTATATCTGAATTAGGAATCGGGCTCGCCTGGGCATCCATATTGGCAATGCCCTATGCAATCCTTGCCGGTTCCTTACCGGCTAAAAAAATGGGTGTGTATATGGGTATCTTCAATTTCTTTATTGTCATTCCCCAGATTACTGCTGCTGCAATCCTGGGATGGTACGTGAAGCATTTGTTTGGCGGAGATGCGATCTATGCACTTCTCCTAGGCGGTGCTTCCATGGTTATTGCCGGACTCCTTGTGCTTCGTGTAGACGATGTCGATGAAAAAACTGAAAGTTAA